Within the Hevea brasiliensis isolate MT/VB/25A 57/8 chromosome 2, ASM3005281v1, whole genome shotgun sequence genome, the region ATGTTTTTGCTttcaattattaatattaatgcgTTATTAAAATGTTACTTTGGAAAAATGTCTATCCAATTCCCTTATTAACAGCGCTCTGCTAAACCCAACAACCCAACCCCCACCCCAACCCAACCCCTCCTTCcctttatttatttgttaaattGCTTTTATTGAGTCATGTTTAGCTAATCCTAGGCTATATTCTTTAAACTAGAAGCAGTTGTTACTTTCGCATTACGGTGCCTGTAGCAATTTTCCATTTTGGGTTAAGCtgaattattttttttgttttgttggGTAGTTTGTGCAATGATATAGGGTGCACGTGTCTGGCTGAATGGGTGGCAACAGGCTGCAGTTGCACTTGGCTCAGTAGGGGGTGCATTGTTAAATCCATGAAGAGTAGATTTGATAGCAACTCTTAGAGAAACAACTGGGAAGCTTGCTTTTGAAAGGGTTCCTGAGAGGATGAAGAGGAGCCCAGAAGGCAGAGTGAGTTTCTTTGTCCAAAATTCTTTTTCTTTATAGTATTCTTTATATTTGGATTCATGAAATATGAAATGGTGATATGGGAATGCGCAACGAACGATTTGAGTTTTTCTGTATGATTGTTGTTTTTATCAATCTCATGCCTACTAATGCAAATAATTAAATCTTATCCAGCCTTTTGGCATTTGactgttcatcatgttcttagaTGACATATCCATAATTAATCATATTTAGAACTAAGCCAATCATATTTAGACTATCAAGAAGCTATTGAAACCAATCAAGCCATAGAGACTTTGGAAACTCCATGGAAATTGATGTAGAACCAATGGGGATTTAGGGTGAGAACAAATTCTCAAAATGGGGGGAAACTAATTCTCAATATATTTGCTCAAATCGATAGTCAATAGTCATAATAAATCCCATAAGTATGTGAAGAAACTAAGCCCTATTTGTCGAGTTTTGTAACCGTAATTATATTAGGATTAAGAAACCTAATTCCAACTCCAGGTGTATattacaaatcaaataaaattattaaataaaataaacctctttctatattttttttctgAAAATAAGTAGTTCTAATAACTTTAGGATTTCCTACATGATTAAGTACTTCAGTCATTGTTTGGaaaattgagattcatgtgaaatAATTTATGGGAGTCTCTTACTAAGAACATATCTGGAACTTTTTGTTGTGTTTTCAACATAAGAATTGACACATATTCAACTTATCTAGGTATGGTAATTAGAAATGTAGTAGGCGGTGGAACAGCAGCAGTGTAGTAGAAGtttaatatttccatttcttGACATTGTCCACAGTTATAGTTAATAAGCTTCAAGTGATGGAATACCAATGAAATAACCTTGCAACTAGGTATTGAAAAAGTGACTTTGCTCCAAAATCATCAAATGAAATTCATCAATTTACTCTCTCTAGCTTATTGTTGGGCTTCAGGTGCATAGCAATGTTCTTCCCTTTTCCGTTGCAGAATTTACCATTTTTTATGGTCAATTGCTCATCCTTTCtagagctttttttttttcttatgtggTTGATAAGAATAGAATGCCATAGGTGATTTGGACAAGTGAGATCCAGTGGGCTTTCTGATTTGCCGTGGGCTCAACATCATGGTAGAGTTCATGGGATTTTATTTGAAATCTCAGGGAATCAACAACTGGTAAAGCCTAGAAAGCTGGACATCTTATAAAGATACTTGCCTTCAGATACATGAGTTTATCAATTTGTTGGTCTGTTTAACTAAGGATTTAAACGTTCTTCAAGATTTTATGTTGAAGACGAGAGAACTCTTGAATAAAGAAGCAAGCCTATAAAACTAGGATCCAATTATTCCCATTAACCTCTGTGTGAAGCTTTGTTTTTATATATCTATGAAAGGAAATCATTTGGGACTCATGTTGCAATtagcaaaaccaacaaatttatctTTCCAACAAGCAGTACTCTTGGAGAGACCACGTGTCATATCTACACAAGTGGGGCATGCATTGGATATGCCAACAAATTCATTTGGTGCCGCCTATGCAAGATTCATGGGATCTAGGAACTTTTCCCTAGATGATCGCCCTCCAGTGTGATTTATGGACAAAGATGAACTAGCATATGTAGCCATGAGAGCTCCTGAGGTGCATGACTTCTGGCACACACTATCTGACATCCCTACCAACCTAATTGGCAAGTCAGCAGTAAAGGTGATAGAGTTTGAGCAAATGTACCTTCCAATGTGTCTAATGTCCGTTGTAGGGGGCACAACAAGATTTAATGAGAAGCAAAGGAGATTGTTCTTTTAGCACTACTTCCCATGGGCCATCCGAGCTGGAATGCAGTGCACAGATCTCACGTGTGTATATTATGAGAAGCACTTTTCACTAAGATTTTGATGATGTCCGTAAAAAATGAAGTTTAATTCCTGCTCCTGTTGCTCCTAAACAAGATGTAGCCTAATCGGTAGTAGTTGCAAAGGGTCTGTTGGATGGATGCTATGCATCATTTTGAGGATTACCATACTGTCACTCTATTTGAAAATATGTACATATAGAGATTTGCTAGCAAACATCAAATTGTTTCTTCGTTACTTGTTATTTATGTTCACTACCAAGCCTGCTAAGAAATGCATAATTATTTGTGTGCATGGTTGAGCGACTTCATTTGTATTTTAAAAGCATTAACAAACCGCCACAAACTGTCGGTCTGCA harbors:
- the LOC110632474 gene encoding LOW QUALITY PROTEIN: ubiquinone biosynthesis protein COQ4 homolog, mitochondrial (The sequence of the model RefSeq protein was modified relative to this genomic sequence to represent the inferred CDS: deleted 1 base in 1 codon; substituted 3 bases at 3 genomic stop codons) — its product is MKGNHLGLMLQLAKPTNLSFQQAVLLERPRVISTQVGHALDMPTNSFGAAYARFMGSRNFSLDDRPPVXFMDKDELAYVAMRAPEVHDFWHTLSDIPTNLIGKSAVKVIEFEQMYLPMCLMSVVGGTTRFNEKQRRLFFXHYFPWAIRAGMQCTDLTCVYYEKHFSLDFDDVRKKXSLIPAPVAPKQDVA